In Fragaria vesca subsp. vesca linkage group LG5, FraVesHawaii_1.0, whole genome shotgun sequence, the genomic stretch TCATGGACATCCATTCTTCCGCTCAAAACGAAGACATTCGAGATCTAGCATCACCATGAAGCATGGTGTTGACCCGGGGGCCATTGACGTCACCCAAACACGACTCCAACGGTTCGTTCATATGTATTTCCTAGAGGAAGTTACGACTGTTCTAGTAACTGAAGGTCATGCTGCGCGGAAATCTAATTTCCTGCACGAACTTATGTTTTGAGTTCACAAGCGGCCTTCTCCTCAAGATCTAAGTGTAAAAGATCATTTGAGGACAATACGGCATGATTTAGTTAATCATTGCCTAATGCCACATTTGAAGACATGTTAAAGAGCATTGACATGCTAAGTTGTTGAAATTTCCGTGATTAGTAAGAATCAGGAAGAGCCCTATGATTGATGTAAAGATCAGGGGGAGGTGCGAACTTCAGGGGGAGTCTCGTACATACATACATGTCACTATCAANNNNNNNNNNNNNNNNNNNNNNNNNNNNNNNNNNNNNNNNNNNNNNNNNNNNNNNNNNNNNNNNNNNNNNNNNNNNNNNNNNNNNNNNNNNNNNNNNNNNNNNNNNNNNNNNNNNNNNNNNNNNNNNNNNNNNNNNNNNNNNNNNNNNGATGATGATTCNCTTGCTATCTCTCTTTCTCTACACTTTATACTTCATCACGATATCTTTTTTTTTTTTAAGGACCGATATATTTAGAGGGGTAAATATCTTATCTTCTACCGTATCTCCGATATTTCTCCGATACCATCAAATATCTAACTTAGGATATTTACGATAAATCTTCGATATATTAAAGAAATATCTGTAAAAAAAAAAATTCACATAAAGAAAAAACAAGTTCAACAAATATTCAAGAGATGAGTAATTCCCTCAAGTATATCTGAAAAAATATGAACAATCTTCTACAGTGGGAGGATTAAACAATTTTTCATCTAAAGAAAATTACTATCATGCCTCCTAAGATCATGATCATGACTTTAAAAGTACTAGGTATGGAGCGCAAGATGATACCATTTATGAGAGGAGTACTAGAGGTGCAAATGATGGTTAATATGTTGTTTCAATTGCACTGAGTTTTCAATCTATCAGTTTAGGTAGTGAGACTGAAACCTAATGAATCCCTAGAAGGCAACAATCAATATGGCTATAATGTTTATGGCTATAATCAATGCACAGAAATTAGTGATTAGTCATCCAGTCATCCAGGTGGATTCATCTTTACTATCCATTTATAAGAGAAACAGTCGGTTATAAGGGAAACAGTCGGCTGCTCCAAAGAGATATATGATTATTATATTCAACACTACAATTCATACTATATGAGTCATCATATGTCTTGATCTGATTATTGTACTTTTATGGATCAGCGTGCGTCTTATCAACAACCTAGATTCTCATTATAGATGTAGATGAAATTGATGTTTGTAATATTTATATGTAAATCTAATAATTTAAATATTTCAGGAAAAAAAAAATTTTCTTCCCAAAATCCAGATATTTTTTCCCAGATATCCCGGATATATTCGATATCTCATTTTTTTAAAGTACTGATAGATACACCGATACTGATATTTTAATCGTTAGGCAAGACATTGTAATATATAGTAACAACATACCCCATCACTCAACTATTGCATGGGTTTGTAGGCAATACCTTTCCTGACATGGCTGAAATACCAAACACAACCAACAAAACATTATCTCCCACTCAACCTTGAAAAGGATGTGTTAATTTCTTAACCAGGTTTATTGGTTTCTTCTCTTCTAATCCAAACCAAGAGTGACACTTTACCTTACTCCACTCTCTTTCCCCAATTTCATCTTCTTCAACAACTTCTGTAATTCATGAGTTTCTTCACACACACCACTTTAATATGGCGGTGATGAAACACAGGAAACTCTTCCCAGCACCATTTTCCTCAAACCAAACTGACTGTGCAGACTGCCCAGATTGCACGTATGATTGTTACCCTTATACAGATTTCTATATTCCCCCACCACCACCATTTCCAGCCATTGAACAAAGTGATCAGAACAGCCATATCTCACCATATGTGATTCTGTTCCTCTGTTTGCTAGCTGGTCTTTTCCTTCTCATTGCCTACTATGTCATTATAGTGAAGTCCTGTGCAAGTTTCTGCAGTCCTAATAGGAACAATGGATCTCCAGAGTCCGAGTCAAACAGCGGAGATGGAGAATTTTTTGCAGAGAATCAAGTTGATCACCCAATATGGTTCATCACCACCGCTGGCTTGCAGCAATCCATCATAAACTCGATCACGGTATGTAAGTACAAGAAATGTGATGGCTTGATTGAAGGGACAGAGTGCTCTGTTTGTTTAAATGAGTTTCATGAAGATGAGATGCTTAGATTATTGCCTAAATGCAGTCATGCTTTTCATATAAATTGTATTGATACTTGGTTGAGCTCTCACACCAATTGCCCCCTATGCCGTGCCTATATTACTTCTGAGACTCTCGATAATTCACACTTTGCGAGGCTTGATTTGGGTTCAGGGGATCGAAATGGGGATGGTGTAGAAACAAATGGAGGTTCCCTCATGGAGATTTCTGAGATTGAAATTGAAGTAGATGTTAATAATCAAGTGAGGAATGATAATCAGGTTTGTGAAAACAGAGCTGGAACAGAGGATGAAGGTGAAGAATACCAGGTTGGTAATAGAACTACATCAAAGGAGGTAATAACTTTGAATGAAGTTGCATTAAGAAGGTCTATTTCGATGGATTCTTCATTGGCTGAAACCAAGTTACATTCAGATATTGCTCGAAATCGTCAGTCTTCAATCGAGCAGTGTCTTCATATAAGTCCTGTTTTGATGAAAAGGTCTTTTTCTTGTGGTGGAAGGTCGAGATTGTTGTCTTTGAGACATAAATGGGGGATGAATACAGTTGTGCCCCTCTGAAGTTTATGGTCATCTTTGTTTTAAGGTGAAATGTGTGCTGTAATATAGAGATTTGTAATGCATGTACTCTCAATAAGTTGAGGGTCAAGAAAATGGGATAGAACTAGCTATATGGTAAAATCTGCTTCAGATGAACTTGAAGTTTTGTATGTTCGGCAGCAATGGTCTTGAAGCAGACCTAGAATAAGGCTTTTGAAATGCGCGATCTGACATGCAATACTCGATTAGTATCTGCATGGTGAATTGGTGATTGTAAACACTTCGTACATCCTCTAATAGAACGATGATTTCTGTCTTCACATAATTAGGGATTGGTTTATAATGCGATCATTATTTGGTAATACAATTTTTCTTTTATACCTTGAAAAGGAGGAGACAGTGTTATCATGCAAAAAATGCATACCATATTAATATCTCACAAGTTTTTTTTTTTTTTAATTTTTTTTTATGCTAAAAGACTAATTACAAAACAAATCCCCGGGAGCAACCTACTCCAAAGAGATCAAAATTAACAGCAAGCCCTACAGACGAGGGGAAATCCAACTACCAATAGCTAGGCCTTGAAAGATGGTGACCAAGATTTGCTAGCGCGTTGGCAGCGAAATTAGTTTCACAAAGAACATGATGAAATACTCTGGAAAGACCCGGCAATACTCTTGATGTCTTGGACAAGTTGCAGCAGCCTCGATGGACACTTAAAGTTTCCCTTGATACAATTGATAACTAACGCGGAGTCACCTTCCACGATCAGGTCTTGGAATCCCATTTCACAAGCTTTGAGAAGACTATCTCTTAGTGCAATGGCTTATGCAATGGGAACGTTTGTCTTCCCAATTTTTTGCGCAAAAGCAATAATAGGGCACCCAACATTGTCTCTAAGGATAAAACCAGCAACAACATCAAATGTTTGTTGTAACATCAAATCGTCAAAATTAATCTTTATTCTGCCATGAGGAGGAGGATTCCATTTGATATTGGAGTATGCACTTGTGTTGCTGGGGCTGATACTACTACGGTCTCTAGCCATGCAAGTGTAAGTGGCTACACAAGCAACAACTGCATGCAGAGAGAAACCCTTGTTCCTGAAAACAAGATCATTACGCTTTTGCCATATCTACCAGCATAAGGTAAGATTTTTTCCAAAGTTATTAGCATTAAAGGGACTATTAATGAAACGATCCTATAATTTTTGGATACGACTAGCAAAGGTCTCTACAACTAGCTAGGTTCCAAACTGGAACTGAATGGGGGCAGCTGCAAAATAAATGAGAGATAGTCTCTTCTTCCTGATTACACAAAGGACATAAGTTATTAGGGGTAATCTCAAACCTGTGCAACCTACTTTTGGTCTTTAACCTTCCCCTTATAAGGAGCCAGCTAAAAATTTGATTTTAGGAGCCAAACCTAATTTCCACACTTTCCTTAACAAAGGAGCATACTCATGAGGATCAACCTCAGTATTCTGAATCCACGTCGCATATTTAATAGTAAAATTTCCAATAGGACTACATCCCCAGACAAAAGAGTCCTGTTGGTCATTCATTGGGATAGAAATACCACAAATTTGATCAACAATGCTCGCATCCAAAACAGACAAAAGTCTATTCTAATTTTTATTTATCATATAATCAGCCACTGTCTCGTTCCAATTAATATTAGCACGTCTAGTTTCATCTATAAGAGTAATAAGAGAGAAAGGTAGTACCCAATTAAAAGTCCAAAACACAATATTTGTTCCGTCTCCTACCGTCCTTCTTATGCCTTTCTGAATAAGCTCCTTTACATCTAGAATGCCTTTCCAAGCCAAAGAAGCATAAGCCTTTTTCTTAACATGGAAAAAAGAAGAAAGTCTCAAATATTTAGCCTTGACAATTCTCACCCACCAGTTATCACAATCAGTAATTGTCACACCCTAATTTTTGAAGGATAAAATTTTTTAAAAATTTGGACATGATAAAACTCAAAATCTTAATATCCCACAACTTGCTCAACAATTCTCAAACTAAAAAAAAATACTGGAAATGTAAATGTCAATAAACTCATCAACCGAGTTAAACATTATATCTCCTTAATTACATCAACTTCCAAAAGTCTAGTAATAAACTACTTCGCTCACATGAGCTTAAAAACAACTGCCACAAAATACAAATAATGTACATCGTCTAAATCTAGCTCCTAAGCTACTGCTTCAACCCTGTTGATCATCACCTGTAGGTCTAACCCCTACACTATGAATTGGTGCACCGGGTTGTAAACAACAAACCCGGTAAGCTTAAAAAGCTCGTATGAGTAACTCTCAAAATAAAAACTCAACAATTCCAACATCACATAAGATAACACTGGAAATTCCTGCATTAATAACTTAGTTCAGGAATCACCTAAAAGCAAGAGAATTTAAAAGAAATAATAAGAGAACACAACAATTCAAAATCACTCAAAACCATAAATGAATCATGCAAAAAGCGTAGTTCAGGATTCCACTAAAAACCACACAAATAAAATTAAAGAATCTTTTGCATTAAGCATAGTTCAGGAGATTCTTAAAATAAGAAATTTAAATGACAACATATAAGAACATCACATAACCATTTCTCAACCCTTACTTATGAGTTCGTCAATGCATAGTCATCCCTCATAAGTAACTAGACAAACACGTACTCATGGGTTCGTCAACACATAGTCATCCCCCATGAAGTACCGACAGACTAGAGCTCTATACTAACCGTAACCAATCACCAGGCCAAGGCTTGGTTCCCGGTCCACCACGAAAGCTCCTAATCTAATGCACACAATCACCACTAAGGCACACATCTACAACTAAGGCACACAATCACCACTAAGGCACACATCCACAACCACTAAGGCACACATCCACAATTAAGGCACACAGTCACCACTAAGGCACACATCCACAACTAATACACAAATAACCACATCAATAGAACCAGACAAGCAACACCTCACTATAATATACCTTTTAACAAGAGATATATATTTACACACATATAGATATTCTCACAAGAATAATCTACCAAGAAATAAAGATATTATAGTCACTAGAACCTTGAAAATAATCATTTAAAAAAGGAAAATTTGTTTTCTCGTACCTATAAGCCGTTGACGACATGGTTCTAAAAAACACCGCCCAGGGCCGCCTAGGCGCTGGGCGGCAGGGGACCATTCCGATTTTACACAAATCGTCGAAACTAGGTGCCATCTCAAAAAACGGCCCCCTAGGCGGGCTGGGCGGCCCAATTATGATTTTTTTTTTTTTTNNNNNNNNNNNNNNNNNNNNNNNNNNNNNNNNNNNNNNNNNNNNNNNNNNNNNNNNNNNNNNNNNNNNNNNNNNNNNNNNNNNNNNNNNNNNNNNNNNNNNNNNNNNNNNNNNNNNNNNNNNNNNNNNNNNNNNNNNNNNNNNNNNNNNNNNNNNNNNNNNNNNNNNNNNNNNNNNNNNNNNNNNNNNNNNNNNNNNNNNNNNNNNNNNNNNNNNNNNNNNNNNNNNNNNNNNNNNNNNNNNNNNNNNNNNNNNNNNNNNNNNNNNNNTACGTAGAAGTGAGTTGTGAAATAGTAAATATATAATAATTATATTAAGTAACAGATTATTATTAGTTTTAGATATTGAGGGTATTTTAGACAGTTTGGGATGTGTATTTAGTATAATATTGAAATGAAAAACTAGATGTGTAGTGTATTAAGTAAGGGGTGTGTATTAAGAGAATAGGGGTGTGTATTTAAAATTACTCTTTAACCTATCGAATGAAGAGGAAGAAGATGAAATAGACTTTGAGTTTGAGACCGACACAAAAGAAGTGCAAGAGGGATATGGAGAAGAAGAATTTGAGGCATAGGCTAGTAAGAATCTAATTTGTTTCTTTCAAATTGTTTTTTTTTATAATTTCTAAGAACCTTGTTGTTGACCATTTTGTCTATTTTTGAAGTATTTTGCTATTTTAGAACATAATAATGATTTTATAAATTTTATTTATATAATTATTTGAATTAAATAAATAAAAGTTATAGAAAATAAAAAACCGCCTAGGCGCCCGATTAATCCTCTGGGCGCTAGGCGCTAGCTGTCCGCCCGACTAGCGCCTAACGTTTTTTAGAACCTTGGTTGACGATCAAGTTCATATATTTTAAAACAAACAAAAAGGAAAGCAAAATTTTTAAATCATTATCATCATCACAATCATCATAATCATCAATATTTTCATCAACATAATCAATATCATCCTCATCATAATAATCATTATCATCATCATCATAATAATCATTATCATCCTCAGCATAATAATCATATCATCCTCATCATAAATATCATATCATCCTCATCATAATAATCATTATCATCATCATCAAAATAAATAGGACACAAAGTGGACCTTGGTGAGATTTTACTCACCTAAAAATCCCGCAGCGTTTTCACAAAAGAAACTCAAGAACCAAGCTCAACACACTCCACAAGTCACCTATAATTACACATTTAATAATTTAATAACCACTTAAACAAAAAGAACATTTCACCCTTAACAAGCCTTAACCCATGATTTGCCCAAAAAGGGACAACCTTCTTCCGAGACCTCCCCAGGTCGTCGAACACTTAACCACCTTCCCCCGCTGCCTAACTTTGGATTCTCCTAGCTCAGCACTTCGCACAAGTCTACAATAACATAGAATCTAACAAGCAAAACTTACTCAAACTTGACCTAATCTCATAATATATCAACATGCTCACAACAACAAGAACCAGCTAACCAAAGTAACTAAACCTACACACCCTGCCTAATACGCCACCACAGGCGGCGGCGAGTGGGCCCCACGGGCCACCACGAAACTCCCTAATTTGGGCAAACTTAAAACATTAAACTTGTAGATTGAGGAGAGGGGAGCATCTTTTATACCTGAGGTTTGAACCAATTTGGCCGGAATCGGCCGGAATCGTCCACAAGCCTCAAATCGACTTCTAGACCTCAAAAAGAGGTGAATGGCATCTTCAAACGTGCTTAGAAGGAAGAATGCTTCAAGGAATGGGCAGCCTCACCTCTAGTCGCCTCCGTACACGACCGGAAAGTCATCGAGTCGAAGTCGGGTCCGCCACCCTCTATGTCGCGTTCGATTCTCTCAATTCCGGGTAGAGTCGTCCTCACCCACCTACACAGGGAGGACCACGCCAAGGAGAGGAAGAAAACCTAACCGGTGTCGACGTCCAGGTCGGTCGGAGGTGGCCGGAAAAGCCGGGTCGGGTCAACCAAGTCCGGGTCGGGTCAAGAGAAAATCCCAGATAGTGAAGGTGAGGCGAGAGAGAAGGAGAGAAGAGAGGAGAGAGGGCTTCCGGAAAAATGAAATGAAAACCCTAAACTTTGTTATTTAACCCAAATTTTTAGTAAAGCCACGAATTTCCGCTGACCATAACTTTCTCATACGAAGTCCGTTTTACGTATGCTACATGTCTACGAACTCGTATCGTCGTGCTCTACAACTTCTGTGAAAGAAGTTTTCCGAGAAACCCAACAGATTAAAAAGTCAACTCTTGACCCTTCAAAATAAAGCATTTTCAAGGAAATAAAAACTCAACTACTTCCAGTCCACTCACTAAACCACAAATCCATACAAGTCTTACTTAAATAATTTCCAAAATAATATTATAAACTAATATCAAATTTCCGAGGTATTACAGTAATAATTTTCCAAACAAGTTTGGCTATCGCAGCATTATTAAAATGACTAGAAGGCCGTATGCCTAAACCTGCTATATTTTTAGGAGTACAAGCCTTACTCCAAGCAACAGCTGCAGCCTTGGAATCATTCCCCTAGAAGAAGTCTCTGGCTCTCTTATCAATTGCATTAGTAAGCTTAGCGGATATTTAAAGCAAGACATAATATGATTTGGCATACCCGAGTAACCCTACACATTAGCCTGGAGGAGAGTGAGTCTACCTGCTTGGAGAGAGTGCCTTTTTTCCAACTAGCCAACTTGGAATTAATTTTTTGCAACAGGCCATTTGCATTTACATGATCCTTCCAAAATATGATATTATATGCACTCCAATATACTTACCGATGGTTAACTTATGTTGAATTTGCAACAGAGTCACAATATCTCACCAGTTACGTAGATAATGTTAAAGAAGACTTTGCACTACAACAAATCATAGCTACAACAACATTTTTATTGCCACACTTACAAATACATGTGGGTGCTTCAACTGTTTGAGTGAAATGGGTGAGAGATGGTGCCACGATTGTTTGCATGCAATTGTGGGTAAGTGAGTTTTTTTATTATTTTCACATTTTCTCTTTCTAACTCAACCCGTCAATACCTATTAAAAAATTCTCATCAAAAAGCAATAGCTGCTAAAAATTATTAGCAATAAACCTCTCTCTTTTCTTTTCTTTTCTTTTCTTTTTTTTAGAAAAAAAAACCCCAAATCTCTTGTTTTCTCTCTATCCACAGACATCTTCGATCAGTTCTTCACTTGGATATTATCGACTTCTCTTCTTGTACTTCCTAAACCACCCCTATGACAAATCAATCTTTCACTTCCATCTTCTTGATTTTTTCTCTTCTTATTTTCTACCAATTTCCTCTCTAATCCAAGCTAGATCCCTATTATGCCATTCGAAACCCTGATCTCCTTCAGCATCTATGGCTACCGAGTTTAGAGAGTGGAAAGTTGTCGGAGAGTTTCACGGTGACTAATCCTTGTATTTCCGGCCAGCCCATCGTTTTTGCGAGCAAAGGGTTCCTGAAAATGATGGGGTATTCGAAAAGCGAGGTGATTGGGAAGAATGGGAGGATATTTCAAGGCCCAGGTACTTGTAGAAGGTCTGTGATGGAAATAAGGGACTAAAGGGAGGCTATTAGAGAAGAGAGAGGTGTTCAGATTAATTTGGTGAATTATAGGAGGGATGGGACACCCTTTGGGTGTTGTTTCATATGTGTCCCGTGTTTAGCAAAGAGAATGGGAGGGTGATTCATTCTGTGGGAGTTCAGGTGCCAATTTTGCGAAAACCGAGGAGGAAAAATGCGGTTGGTTTGGTGTATGAGGAGGAGAGTAGGGTGATTGAGAGTGTTTATGGGTCTTGTAGGAGAGAAGTGGGCTCGGATGCTATGGTGGATTTGGGATTGGTGTTGTTCAACTACTCATAACTGGGATTGGTGTTTATGTAATATAAATGTTCGAATGATGAATTGTAGTTTTACACAGAAATGGAATGAACTTTAGCTAGTTGAATGTAATTTTATTTGTTAAAGCTCATTTGTCATGGAAAGTTTATTGGAAAATAAAAAAATTGATTCTATAGTATAAGGGTAATACTTGTGTGCCTTAAGGTATGGATACCTTAACCACATGGTTGCTTATGATTGGTCCAACTAGATTAATGATGACCTGCTACCTGCTTGACCAGTCATCCAATCTAAATCTCAAACTAACTCACACTCTCTCACTAACGGGTTTAGTCTCTCTCTCTCTCNNNNNNNNNNNNNNNNNNNNCTCTACTACGTACGTTACGTCTCTCTCTCTCTCTCTCTCTCTCTCTCTCTCTCTCTCTCTCTCTCTCTCTCAAACAATTTGAACACGTTTATCTCGTCGATCTCTCTCTCTTGTCTCATCGATATATCAATTTCTTACTAAAATTGATCTCGTTGCAAGAAACTAACTCCTCTTGTATGATCTCTTGAGATTAAACTCATTGAAGGCAAAAGCTGCAAAATCTACATTTAACATAAGATACAACTACTATTTTCATGAGAAATGTCTACCACTTGGATGAGCAAAATCACAAAAAGTAGACTTTCTGGAAATCAAAATTGTTCTTGAGATTGAATCAATAATTGAAAGTGAAAGTTGCAAAGTTTACATATAATATAAGACACAACTACTATTTTCATGAGAAATGTCTACCATTTAGATAAGCAAAATCACAAAAAAGTAGACTTTCTGGAAATCAAAATTGTTCTTGACATTGAATCAATAATAGAAGATGAAAGTTGCAAAGTCTATATTTAACATAAGACACAACTACTATTTTCATCAGAAATATCTACCATTTAAATGAGAAAAATCACATAAATGTAGACTTTCTGGAAATAAAAATGGTTCTTAAGATTGAATCAATTATTGAAGGTGAAAGTTACAAAGTCTACATTTAACATAAGACACAACTACTCTTTTCAAGAGAAATGTCTACCATTTAGATGAGCAAAATCATAAAAAAGTAGACTTTCTGGAAATCAAAATTGTTCTTGAGATTGAATCAATAATGGAAAGTGAAAGTTGCAAAGTCTACATTTAACATAAGACACAACTACTATTTTTATGAGAAATATCCACCATTTAGATGAGAAAAATCACATAAATGTAGACTTTCTGGAAATAAAAATGGTTCTTAAGATTGAACCAACCAAATGTAAAATTTGCAAGTCTACATTTAACATAAGACACAATTACTATTTTCATGAGAAATGTCTACATTTTAGATGAGCAAAATCACAATAAAGTAAATTTTCTAGAAATCAAAATTGTTCTTAAGATTGAATCAATAAATGAAGGCGAAAGTTGCAAAGTTTACATTTAATATAAGACACAACTACTATTTTCATGAGAAATGTCTACCATTTAGATAAGCAAAATCACAAAAAAGTAAACTTTCTGGAAATCAAAATGGTTCTTGATATTGAACTCATTAAAGACAAAAGTTGCAAAGTCTACATTTTGATTTCCAAAAAGTCTACTTTTTTGTGATTTTGCTTATCTAAATGGCAGACATTTCTCATAAAAATAGTAGTTGTGTCTTATATTAAACGTAAACTTTGCAAGAACTATTTCTAATGAACAATTTCACATGTCTTAACATTTCTCATTATTGATTCAATCTCAAGAACAATTTTGATTTCCAGAAAGTCTACTTTTCTTTGATTTCGCCTATGTTAATGGTAGACATTTCTAATGAAAATAGTATATGTGTGTTATGTTAAATGTAGACCTTGCATCTTTTACCTTGGGTTAATTCAATCTCAAGAACAATTTTGGTTTCCAGAAAGTCTACTTGTCTTTGATTTCTCTTATGTTAGTGGTAGACATTTATAATGAAAATAGTAGATATGTCTTATGTTAAATGTAGACTTTGCAACTTTTACCTTCGGTTGATTCAATCTCAAGATCAATTTTGATTTCCAGAAAGTCTACTTTTTTTTGTTTTTTCTTATGTTAATGGTAGACTTTTCTTATGAAAATAGTTGATGTGTCTTATGTTAAATGTAGACTTTGCATCTTTTACCTTGAGTTGATTCAATCTCAAAAAAAAATTTTGATTTCCAGCTTATGTTTATTTTTTATTTATTTCTCTTATGTTACTAGTAGACATTTCTTATGATGTAGACTTTGCATCTTTTACCTTGGGTTGCTTCAATCTTAAGAACAATTTTGATTTCCAGAAAGTCTACTTTTCTTTGATTTCTCTTATGTTACTAGTAAACAGTTTTTATGAAAAACGTAGTTGTGTCTTTTGTTAAATGTAGACTTTGCATCTTTTACCTTGGGTTACTTCAATCTCAAGAACAATTTTAATTTCCAGAAAGTCTACTTTTCTTTGATTTCCCTTATGTTAATGGTAGAGATTTCTAATGAAAATAATAGATGTGTATTATGTTAAATGTAGACTTGGAAATTTTACCTTCGGTTGGTTGAATCTCAATCACAATTTTTGATTTCTAGAAAGTCTACTTTTCTTTGATTTCGCTTATGTTAATGGTAAAAAATTGTAATGAAAATAGTAGATGTGTCTTATGTTAAATGTAGAGTTGCAAATTTTACCTTGGGTTGATTCAATCTCAAGAACAATTTTGATTTTTAGAAAGTCTACTTTTCTAATGAAAACAGTAGATGTGTCTTATGTTAAATGTGTCTTTCGACTTGCAACATTTTCTGTGATTTTTTTCATGACAGTAGTAGATGTTTCTTATGATAGTTGTAGACAGTCTCAAGAATCATTTTGATTTCCAGAAAGTCTACTTTTATGTGATTTTGCTAATCTTAATGGTAGATATTTCTAATGAAAACTGTAGATATAGAGAGACTTAACGGAGAGTTAACGGTGTTAGTTTGCTTTAACCTGCTTTAGCAAGTCAAAATTAATTGGGTATCCATACCTTAAGGCACACAAGTGGCACCCAATAGCAATTAAATTTAAATTGCTAGACAAATACATCTGCTGAATATATGAAACATGGCCCACATATCAGAAACCTATATCACCCACATTCTCATATAAATGTGGCTTTTCAAGCCATTGCAACGGCTCTATTGGCTACATCCCCTACATATGTTGCTTCAATGTGGCTAAGGGTCATGGACACAGATATACATGGCTTTTTCCCATTTTTGCCACACATGTTGTATGTGGTTATTGACCATAATTGTAGTAGTGTTGTTTGGCTTAATA encodes the following:
- the LOC101301878 gene encoding uncharacterized protein LOC101301878, with translation MVHHHRWLAAIHHKLDHGDRNGDGVETNGGSLMEISEIEIEVDVNNQVRNDNQVCENRAGTEDEGEEYQVGNRTTSKEVITLNEVALRRSISMDSSLAETKLHSDIARNRQSSIEQCLHISPVLMKRSFSCGGRSRLLSLRHKWGMNTVVPL